The following proteins are co-located in the Fusobacteria bacterium ZRK30 genome:
- the ade gene encoding adenine deaminase: MNNKIKHLIDVASKRKKAELLLKNCRIINVFSKEIIEGNLAIDSGKIIGIGDYQGIHEIDLNGKYLSPGFIDSHVHIESSMISPGQFARAVVPKGTTSVIADPHEIANVCGLEGIKFMIDSSEDLPLNVYSMLPSCVPATPFENSGAILEAQELKELIDNPMVLGLGEMMNYPGVIQGDSKIIDKLKLAQDHNKIIDGHSPEISGEELNAYIIGGIKTDHECSTVDEMQDRLRKGMYISIREGSAAKNLEALIEGITPENESRCLFCTDDRHPEDIIETGHIDNNVRTAIKNGIDPITAIKMATINVCECYGIKNLGAIAPGYDADLIIVDSLENFNVLEVIKNGKFVAKNGKALFQVKKEEITKVSGTVNFKKIHEKDLKIKLTSNRVNVMKLLPHSLLTEKVIREVETDNKGCFIFNKGKDILKLAVIERHNATGNIGFSLVENFNLKGGAIASTVSNDSHNILVIGDNDHDMHLAVEEIEKIQGGVVIVSNGKVLKKLELPIAGLMSDKPIEIVKEILEEMLQIAYDKLGVNRDLDPFMTLAFLALPVIPEIKVTDKGLFDVVNFKFIDISVNG; encoded by the coding sequence ATGAATAACAAAATAAAGCATTTAATTGATGTAGCATCAAAACGAAAAAAAGCGGAACTTCTGCTGAAGAATTGTCGAATTATTAATGTATTTTCAAAGGAAATAATAGAAGGTAATTTGGCAATTGATTCTGGAAAAATAATAGGGATTGGAGATTATCAAGGTATACATGAAATCGATCTAAATGGTAAATATCTATCCCCAGGATTTATTGACAGCCATGTTCATATAGAAAGTTCTATGATCTCTCCTGGTCAGTTTGCACGGGCAGTAGTCCCTAAAGGTACAACCAGTGTAATTGCAGATCCCCATGAAATAGCCAATGTCTGTGGTTTAGAAGGTATAAAATTTATGATTGACTCCAGTGAAGATCTTCCCCTTAACGTCTATTCTATGCTCCCTTCATGTGTACCGGCAACACCATTTGAAAACTCGGGAGCAATACTAGAAGCCCAAGAATTAAAGGAGTTAATTGATAATCCTATGGTACTGGGTCTAGGAGAGATGATGAACTATCCAGGGGTAATACAGGGTGACAGTAAGATCATAGACAAATTAAAATTAGCTCAAGATCATAATAAAATAATAGATGGTCATTCCCCTGAGATCAGCGGTGAAGAGCTAAATGCATATATAATAGGCGGAATAAAAACGGATCATGAATGCTCCACTGTAGATGAGATGCAGGATAGATTGAGAAAGGGGATGTATATTTCCATAAGGGAGGGAAGTGCCGCCAAGAATCTAGAAGCCTTAATAGAGGGAATCACCCCAGAAAATGAAAGCAGATGTCTGTTTTGTACAGATGACAGACATCCAGAGGATATAATAGAAACCGGGCATATTGACAACAATGTGAGAACTGCTATAAAAAATGGGATAGACCCAATAACAGCAATTAAAATGGCAACTATCAATGTATGCGAATGTTATGGTATAAAAAATTTAGGAGCAATTGCTCCCGGATATGACGCAGACTTAATAATTGTAGATTCTTTAGAAAATTTTAATGTATTAGAAGTTATAAAAAATGGAAAGTTTGTCGCAAAAAATGGTAAAGCCCTCTTCCAGGTAAAAAAGGAAGAAATTACAAAGGTTAGTGGTACTGTAAATTTCAAAAAAATTCATGAAAAAGATCTAAAGATCAAGCTGACAAGTAATCGTGTCAATGTCATGAAATTATTGCCTCATAGTCTTTTAACTGAAAAAGTAATCCGTGAAGTAGAAACAGATAATAAAGGCTGCTTTATATTTAACAAAGGTAAAGACATTCTAAAATTAGCAGTAATTGAAAGACATAACGCCACTGGAAATATAGGGTTTAGTCTGGTAGAAAACTTTAATCTTAAGGGTGGGGCCATAGCTTCTACTGTTTCAAATGATTCCCACAATATCTTAGTCATAGGAGATAATGATCACGATATGCATCTTGCAGTAGAAGAGATTGAAAAAATACAGGGAGGAGTGGTTATAGTCTCTAATGGTAAGGTATTGAAGAAACTAGAGTTGCCAATCGCGGGATTGATGTCTGATAAACCTATTGAGATAGTAAAAGAAATTCTCGAAGAGATGCTCCAGATAGCTTATGATAAATTGGGCGTAAATAGAGATTTAGACCCATTTATGACTTTGGCATTTTTAGCCTTGCCTGTCATTCCAGAAATAAAAGTTACAGATAAAGGTTTATTTGATGTTGTTAATTTTAAATTTATAGATATAAGTGTTAATGGTTAA
- a CDS encoding mechanosensitive ion channel, giving the protein MKNIDFDYLSKLFVDYGLKLLYAVIIWIIGKFVISKLMLLVDKKMEITKTEITLRKFLHSIVNTLLYTFLFIVIISTLGIQTASFVAVLGAASLAVGFALQGSLANFAGGVLIILFKPYKIGDFIEANGVSGTVVEIQIFATLLNTVDNKRIVIPNGKLSNETLMNYSKNPTRRVDITFGVGYNDDLDRAKAVLVEIAKSQEKILKNSDIFVEIIEYGDSAVNIVYRVWCNTPDYWAVYFQSMKMAKAEFDKAGISIPYPQMDIHMDK; this is encoded by the coding sequence ATGAAAAATATAGATTTTGACTATCTATCGAAACTTTTTGTAGATTATGGTCTTAAGCTTCTATACGCAGTCATAATATGGATTATAGGGAAGTTTGTTATCAGTAAATTAATGTTGTTAGTGGATAAAAAAATGGAGATTACGAAAACAGAGATAACTCTGAGAAAATTTTTACATTCTATTGTTAATACACTCTTATACACTTTTTTATTTATTGTTATAATTTCAACTTTAGGGATTCAAACAGCTTCTTTTGTTGCAGTATTAGGTGCGGCTTCTTTAGCAGTTGGTTTTGCTCTTCAAGGAAGTTTAGCTAACTTTGCAGGGGGAGTATTAATTATCCTATTTAAACCTTACAAAATTGGTGATTTTATAGAAGCCAATGGAGTAAGTGGGACGGTAGTAGAAATTCAAATTTTTGCCACTCTTTTAAATACAGTAGATAACAAGAGAATCGTTATTCCAAATGGTAAATTATCCAATGAAACTCTTATGAACTACTCTAAAAACCCAACAAGAAGGGTAGATATTACCTTTGGTGTAGGATATAATGACGATCTGGATAGAGCAAAGGCAGTATTAGTTGAAATAGCCAAATCTCAGGAAAAAATCCTAAAGAATTCAGATATTTTCGTAGAAATAATAGAGTATGGTGATTCAGCGGTAAATATTGTATACCGTGTTTGGTGTAATACTCCAGATTATTGGGCTGTATATTTTCAATCTATGAAAATGGCAAAAGCTGAATTTGATAAGGCAGGAATATCAATTCCATATCCACAAATGGATATTCATATGGACAAGTAA
- a CDS encoding toxin-antitoxin system YwqK family antitoxin, giving the protein MKKRLLVVFVLCLILISCEKREELFSNTQKKDGLIYITNEGRPYTGVLVTHYKDGQIKEKLNFKQGKYDGKNFSYYKNGQIKEKFNFKNDMLDGEVISYYEDGQIEAKFNFKQGKQEGENFSFYKNGQIEMKLDFKEGQLDGKMISYYEDGQIKDEINWQEW; this is encoded by the coding sequence GTGAAAAAAAGATTATTAGTTGTATTTGTTTTATGTTTAATTTTAATAAGTTGTGAAAAAAGAGAAGAACTATTTTCTAATACACAAAAAAAAGATGGCCTTATTTATATCACAAATGAAGGGAGACCATATACAGGGGTTTTAGTTACACACTATAAAGATGGACAGATCAAGGAAAAACTTAATTTTAAACAGGGTAAGTACGACGGGAAAAATTTTTCTTATTATAAAAACGGGCAGATCAAAGAAAAATTTAATTTTAAAAATGATATGTTAGATGGAGAAGTGATCTCCTACTATGAAGATGGACAGATTGAAGCTAAATTTAATTTTAAACAGGGCAAGCAGGAAGGAGAAAATTTTTCTTTTTATAAAAATGGACAGATTGAAATGAAACTTGATTTCAAAGAGGGTCAATTAGATGGGAAGATGATCTCATATTATGAAGATGGACAGATCAAAGATGAAATAAATTGGCAGGAATGGTAA
- a CDS encoding sigma-70 family RNA polymerase sigma factor, protein MEKKLLKVWEELNTQLLFFIKKRIKNKEDAEDILQDIYIKLHKNIDSLNDEKKIVSWIYQITRNTINDCYKRCYRLKKVEFEEHHIEMTEEEEDNLNDEILVSMKKIIEELPVDSKKLIKLYEFEDMSHKEISKRLEIKENTSKSRLKRAKEKLKNQLDECCVFQIDKFGNILDYKKR, encoded by the coding sequence ATGGAAAAAAAATTATTGAAGGTTTGGGAAGAATTAAATACCCAATTATTATTTTTTATAAAGAAAAGAATAAAAAATAAAGAGGATGCAGAGGATATTCTTCAAGATATCTATATTAAACTGCATAAAAATATTGACTCACTCAATGATGAAAAAAAAATAGTATCTTGGATATACCAAATAACCAGGAATACCATAAATGACTGCTATAAAAGATGTTATAGACTGAAAAAGGTGGAATTTGAAGAACATCATATAGAGATGACCGAGGAAGAGGAAGATAATTTAAATGATGAGATATTGGTCAGCATGAAAAAAATTATAGAGGAACTTCCTGTGGATTCAAAGAAATTAATTAAACTGTATGAATTCGAAGATATGAGTCACAAAGAGATAAGTAAGAGATTAGAGATCAAGGAAAATACATCTAAATCCAGGTTGAAAAGAGCAAAGGAAAAGTTAAAAAATCAGCTGGATGAGTGCTGTGTTTTTCAAATAGACAAGTTTGGAAATATTTTAGACTATAAAAAAAGATAA
- the thrC gene encoding threonine synthase, with protein MKYISTRGNAEEFTASQAIEKGICSDRGLFVPKEFPKVSLEEIEKMKGSDYKEIALSILKRYLMDYSEEELKECIGVYDETFSHPEKTPVVKLKDGVYVLELWYGPTLAFKDMALQIMPRLFTYARKKNNAEKDSLILVATSGDTGKAALEGFKDLDGIKVVVFYPVDGVSDVQRLQMQTSAGKNVEVVGVNGNFDDCQTAVKNIFLDDELNRSLAKFKLSSANSINLGRLLPQIIYYFKAYLQLLRDDEITLGETIDFSVPTGNFGDILAGYYAKQMGLPVGKLICASNKNNVLYDFLKTGIYNKEREFFKTMSPSMDILVSSNLERLLYHTLEDGKVLNEIYNKFEENGVLELDAVSLKKIQETIVPDYSSEEECLETIYNTFDKNNYMIDPHTSVAMNGALKNKLRKTVVLSTANIYKFSSSILKAFDLEKNNEFENIEALEKLSKEGVPLKIKKLKSLKILHTKVVDKDKLKDILKKL; from the coding sequence ATGAAATATATTAGTACTCGGGGGAATGCTGAAGAATTTACAGCTTCCCAGGCCATTGAAAAAGGGATCTGTAGTGATCGTGGTCTATTTGTTCCTAAAGAATTTCCAAAGGTTTCTTTGGAAGAGATCGAAAAAATGAAGGGGAGCGACTATAAGGAGATAGCTTTAAGTATACTTAAAAGATATCTTATGGACTACAGTGAGGAAGAGCTGAAGGAGTGTATAGGAGTCTATGATGAAACGTTTTCCCATCCGGAAAAAACTCCAGTAGTAAAACTAAAAGATGGAGTCTATGTATTGGAACTTTGGTATGGGCCGACTCTGGCATTTAAAGATATGGCTCTTCAAATTATGCCTCGTCTTTTTACCTATGCAAGAAAGAAAAATAATGCCGAAAAAGACAGCCTTATCTTAGTCGCTACATCTGGAGACACAGGAAAAGCTGCACTAGAAGGCTTTAAAGATTTAGATGGTATAAAAGTAGTTGTATTTTATCCAGTTGATGGTGTCAGTGATGTACAGAGACTTCAGATGCAGACATCTGCAGGTAAAAATGTAGAGGTAGTTGGGGTTAATGGGAATTTTGATGACTGTCAGACTGCTGTTAAAAATATTTTTTTAGATGATGAGTTAAATAGATCTCTAGCTAAATTTAAACTTTCTTCAGCTAACTCAATTAATTTAGGCAGACTCCTCCCACAGATAATATATTATTTTAAGGCCTACCTTCAATTACTCAGAGATGATGAGATTACTCTGGGAGAAACGATAGATTTTTCCGTTCCTACTGGGAATTTTGGGGATATATTGGCCGGATATTATGCCAAACAAATGGGACTTCCTGTGGGGAAATTGATCTGTGCCTCCAATAAAAATAATGTATTATACGATTTTTTAAAAACTGGAATTTATAATAAGGAGAGGGAGTTTTTTAAAACTATGAGTCCCTCCATGGACATTTTAGTCTCTTCAAATTTAGAAAGACTTCTATATCATACTTTAGAAGACGGTAAGGTTTTAAATGAAATATATAATAAATTTGAAGAAAATGGAGTATTAGAGTTAGATGCAGTATCTCTAAAAAAGATCCAGGAGACCATAGTTCCTGACTATAGCAGCGAAGAGGAATGTTTAGAAACTATCTATAATACATTTGATAAGAATAATTATATGATTGATCCCCATACTTCAGTTGCCATGAATGGAGCCTTAAAAAATAAATTACGTAAAACAGTTGTTCTTTCCACTGCCAATATTTATAAATTTTCTTCTAGTATTTTAAAAGCATTTGATCTAGAAAAAAATAATGAATTTGAAAATATTGAGGCATTGGAAAAATTATCTAAAGAAGGTGTTCCATTGAAGATAAAAAAATTGAAATCACTCAAAATATTGCATACTAAAGTAGTTGATAAAGACAAACTCAAGGATATTTTGAAAAAGTTATAA
- a CDS encoding cyclic nucleotide-binding domain-containing protein — protein sequence MKKNELEKEIFKIVPQLSFFGGTSHEEIHNIMEYIHEEKVEAGNYVYREGDSPENIYILLEGEMDFFILEEKIAHGEVGLLFGTSATIGIQKQLVSAMAKTDIKLGVIAKSFFIEMSEKDPKLFVKIILNVARDLARDLKFLKDYVKKQKSKEVI from the coding sequence ATGAAAAAAAATGAATTAGAGAAAGAAATTTTTAAGATTGTTCCTCAACTTTCATTTTTTGGAGGAACGTCACATGAAGAGATACATAATATAATGGAGTATATCCATGAGGAAAAAGTCGAGGCCGGGAACTATGTATACAGAGAGGGAGATTCTCCAGAAAATATTTATATTCTTTTAGAGGGAGAGATGGATTTTTTTATCTTAGAAGAAAAAATAGCCCATGGAGAGGTAGGACTTTTATTTGGGACCTCAGCTACCATAGGTATCCAAAAACAACTGGTATCTGCAATGGCCAAAACAGATATTAAACTGGGTGTAATTGCTAAAAGTTTTTTTATAGAGATGAGCGAAAAAGATCCTAAACTTTTTGTAAAGATAATATTAAATGTAGCCAGGGATCTGGCCAGAGATTTAAAATTTTTAAAAGATTATGTAAAAAAACAAAAATCTAAAGAGGTCATATAA
- a CDS encoding MarR family winged helix-turn-helix transcriptional regulator, with translation MVLASSIIGMIYHISNSYADYLKVELKKREIPIEGKHVGLFMVLFTNNSLEFKEIAHRWRKSKSTLCDILRKYSEQGLVEKVSCTLDKRHLYVKLTEEGLKYARDFDEIASEFLEKITSGLSETQKKDLKIILMDMKDNIKKPVK, from the coding sequence ATGGTTTTAGCAAGTTCTATAATAGGAATGATATATCATATCAGCAACAGCTATGCTGACTATCTTAAAGTTGAATTAAAAAAAAGAGAGATACCAATCGAAGGGAAGCATGTGGGTTTATTTATGGTACTTTTCACTAATAATAGTCTAGAGTTTAAGGAGATAGCACATAGATGGAGAAAATCTAAATCAACACTCTGTGATATTTTACGTAAATATTCTGAACAGGGACTTGTCGAAAAAGTAAGCTGCACTCTAGACAAGAGGCACCTGTACGTAAAACTTACTGAAGAAGGATTAAAATATGCAAGGGACTTTGATGAAATAGCATCTGAATTTTTAGAAAAAATTACATCTGGACTGTCTGAAACTCAGAAGAAGGACTTAAAAATAATACTTATGGATATGAAAGATAATATTAAAAAACCAGTTAAATAG
- a CDS encoding cation transporter, translated as MNVLEIEKISLKQGRRLNVVMGIMGVTFAILSQSSALMVDGLYSMVNFVSSMIAAGVSAKVAMDADEEMPFGYDFYEALYITFRALVLLGIMLFSFLGAVSKIITYITGGPIAEIKPGFILIYTVINVILCFTLAGIHKRNYSKTGNKSEILKAEQSAAVVDGMISLGAGGALMALAFLKGTALDFLVPIADSIVVLVLVTWMIKEPLGLFKRSLQELLGKSLGKKLEKEIMILLKLAVNFEKYHFIDLKILKVGRHYHALTLLKPLEAVTAAEMDAIRTKVQKNLGKIDTVRSEVIFTEKKWY; from the coding sequence ATGAACGTTTTAGAAATAGAAAAAATATCCCTCAAACAGGGAAGAAGATTAAATGTTGTTATGGGTATAATGGGTGTTACCTTTGCTATCCTGTCTCAATCAAGTGCCCTTATGGTAGACGGCTTATATTCTATGGTGAATTTTGTTTCCTCTATGATAGCTGCAGGTGTTTCAGCAAAAGTTGCCATGGATGCCGATGAGGAGATGCCCTTTGGATATGACTTTTATGAAGCCCTCTATATAACTTTTAGAGCTCTCGTACTTTTGGGTATCATGTTATTTTCATTTTTAGGTGCAGTATCTAAGATAATCACCTATATAACAGGGGGCCCTATAGCAGAGATAAAGCCTGGATTTATCCTGATCTACACCGTGATAAATGTAATTCTCTGTTTCACTCTGGCAGGAATTCATAAGAGAAATTACAGTAAAACCGGAAATAAAAGTGAGATATTAAAAGCGGAACAATCTGCAGCAGTGGTTGATGGTATGATAAGTTTAGGAGCCGGTGGAGCTCTTATGGCATTGGCTTTTTTAAAGGGAACTGCCTTAGATTTTTTAGTTCCCATTGCTGATTCCATAGTTGTTTTAGTTTTGGTTACCTGGATGATAAAGGAGCCTTTGGGACTTTTCAAAAGAAGTCTCCAGGAACTTTTAGGTAAATCATTGGGGAAAAAATTAGAAAAAGAGATCATGATTCTTTTAAAATTAGCTGTTAATTTTGAAAAATATCATTTTATCGATCTCAAAATCTTAAAAGTAGGACGACATTACCATGCTCTTACACTGTTAAAACCTTTGGAAGCTGTTACAGCAGCAGAGATGGATGCAATCAGAACTAAGGTTCAGAAAAATCTTGGGAAGATAGATACAGTTAGGAGTGAAGTTATATTTACAGAAAAAAAATGGTATTAA
- a CDS encoding low specificity L-threonine aldolase — MEKKSFASDNYSGVHPKIMEALMECNLGHAKAYGEDKHTKKAIDKFEQIFGQEIYVDFLYNGTGANTVALDAMTESFQSVICPEQAHINTYEVGAPTKFTGCPMIGIKASDVGGKLKVERVRDYLEISKGSIHHSQPRVISITQPTEVGSVYTLKEIEKIADFAHENGMLLHIDGARIFNAAESLGIGFKEMTKDLGVDVLSFGGTKNGMMFGEAVVFFNTELAENFTYRKKQCTQLNSKMRYISAQFTALLEDGLGLKNARQSNSMAKLLAESVSDIPGVELTNKVEANTVYAILPEEIITVLQEKYFFYVWDSVRSEVRWVTSFDITEEDVMDFAEQIRCVLGKIKKAA; from the coding sequence ATGGAGAAAAAAAGTTTTGCAAGTGACAATTACAGCGGAGTACATCCGAAAATAATGGAGGCTCTTATGGAATGTAACCTAGGTCACGCAAAAGCATATGGGGAAGACAAGCACACTAAAAAAGCCATAGATAAATTTGAACAGATATTTGGTCAGGAGATCTATGTTGATTTTTTATATAATGGTACCGGAGCCAACACGGTGGCTTTAGATGCTATGACCGAATCATTTCAGTCTGTAATATGTCCGGAGCAGGCACACATAAATACATATGAAGTAGGAGCTCCTACAAAATTTACAGGATGTCCAATGATAGGGATAAAAGCTTCCGATGTAGGAGGTAAATTGAAAGTAGAAAGAGTAAGGGACTACCTGGAAATTTCCAAAGGGAGTATCCATCATTCCCAGCCGAGGGTTATCTCTATAACCCAGCCTACAGAGGTAGGGAGTGTCTATACCCTAAAAGAGATAGAAAAAATAGCAGATTTTGCCCATGAAAATGGAATGCTTCTTCACATAGACGGAGCAAGGATATTTAATGCAGCTGAGAGTCTGGGGATTGGATTTAAGGAGATGACAAAGGATCTTGGAGTGGATGTATTGTCATTTGGGGGTACAAAAAATGGGATGATGTTTGGAGAAGCTGTGGTATTTTTTAATACAGAGCTGGCTGAAAACTTTACTTATCGAAAAAAACAATGTACACAGTTGAATTCTAAGATGCGTTATATAAGTGCACAGTTTACAGCACTTTTAGAAGATGGACTGGGATTAAAAAATGCAAGACAGTCCAATAGTATGGCAAAACTCTTGGCTGAGAGTGTATCGGATATCCCTGGAGTTGAGCTGACAAATAAAGTTGAAGCCAATACTGTATATGCTATCCTTCCAGAAGAAATAATCACGGTTCTGCAGGAAAAATATTTTTTTTATGTCTGGGATTCAGTACGCTCAGAGGTAAGATGGGTAACATCTTTTGATATAACCGAGGAAGATGTAATGGATTTTGCAGAACAGATAAGGTGTGTTCTGGGAAAAATAAAAAAAGCCGCTTAA
- a CDS encoding permease, which produces MFTWLDTQWVKLVENVFGLSLESKLGEVVFYFLHAASMIIILLGLGIFIISIIRTFISTSKIKRFMETHKGVKSNLMASLLGVVTPFCSCSSVPLFIGFIESGIPTGVVFSFLITSPIVNEAAFIILLSIFGWKIATIYAVSGIVIGVVGGLIIGKLGVEKYIEEYVYKMHLDQTKEPVYRGKTRLIYAWKETKDVVGKLLPYIIVGIGIGAAVHNWAPTEFLGKYGGADNLFAVPFATLVAIPLYTDAAGIIPIAEALIAKGVGVGTTMAFMMAAVALSLPEMLLLKKVIKVQLIGIFISIVGIGIMGVGYLFNAII; this is translated from the coding sequence ATGTTTACTTGGTTAGATACACAGTGGGTTAAGTTAGTTGAAAATGTCTTTGGGTTATCGTTGGAGTCTAAATTAGGAGAGGTAGTTTTTTATTTTTTACATGCAGCCAGCATGATAATAATTCTTTTAGGTTTAGGAATTTTTATAATTTCAATCATCAGAACTTTTATCTCTACATCTAAAATTAAAAGATTTATGGAGACTCATAAGGGGGTAAAATCAAACTTGATGGCCTCTTTATTAGGAGTAGTTACACCTTTTTGTTCTTGTTCCAGCGTACCATTATTTATAGGTTTTATTGAATCAGGGATTCCCACAGGAGTAGTTTTTTCATTTCTGATAACTTCTCCTATTGTAAATGAAGCTGCTTTTATTATACTTCTCAGTATATTCGGTTGGAAAATTGCTACTATATATGCAGTTTCAGGAATAGTAATAGGTGTTGTGGGGGGCCTCATCATAGGAAAATTAGGGGTTGAAAAATATATTGAAGAATATGTGTATAAGATGCATCTAGATCAGACTAAAGAACCTGTATATAGAGGGAAAACAAGATTAATATATGCGTGGAAGGAAACTAAAGATGTGGTTGGGAAATTATTGCCATATATTATTGTGGGGATTGGGATAGGAGCAGCTGTTCATAACTGGGCACCTACTGAATTTTTAGGTAAATATGGAGGAGCTGATAATCTTTTCGCTGTACCATTTGCAACATTAGTAGCTATTCCTCTCTATACAGATGCAGCAGGGATTATTCCTATAGCAGAAGCGTTAATAGCAAAAGGAGTTGGAGTTGGAACTACAATGGCATTTATGATGGCAGCAGTGGCTCTGTCATTACCGGAGATGTTGTTATTAAAAAAAGTTATCAAGGTTCAGCTGATTGGAATATTTATTTCAATTGTTGGGATTGGTATTATGGGTGTAGGGTATTTGTTTAATGCAATAATATAA
- a CDS encoding tetratricopeptide repeat protein, giving the protein MKNKIIGIILLLLVLAGCSKFDSDERPKEDIYLNSGLLKYELGDYQGAIEDYNEGIKLNLYIKETYNHRGIAKTNLGNYRGAMKDYSEAIAIDPNYRDPYHNRGNIKIILEDYRGGIKDLDKAIELDPNYKEAYYDRGVAKLMSGDLQGVIVDCNKVVELDQNYADGYYFRGLVKEMLEDYRGAMKDYKKVIELDPDYVDGYYGIGLVKAELGDYRGAIKDYDKALELDPNYLDIYNDRGRAKEKIGDHKGAAQDYSEIIKRRGF; this is encoded by the coding sequence ATGAAAAATAAAATTATAGGGATAATTTTATTGCTTTTAGTCTTGGCAGGATGCTCTAAGTTTGATAGTGATGAAAGACCAAAAGAAGATATCTACCTCAATAGTGGATTACTAAAATATGAGTTAGGAGATTATCAAGGGGCAATAGAGGATTATAATGAAGGAATAAAATTAAATCTTTATATAAAAGAAACTTATAATCACAGGGGGATAGCAAAAACAAATTTAGGGAATTATAGAGGAGCTATGAAAGATTATAGTGAGGCAATAGCAATAGATCCAAATTATAGAGATCCCTATCACAATAGAGGGAATATAAAAATTATATTAGAAGACTATAGAGGGGGAATAAAAGATTTAGATAAAGCAATAGAGCTCGATCCAAATTATAAAGAGGCATACTATGATAGAGGGGTAGCAAAATTAATGTCAGGAGATCTTCAAGGAGTGATAGTGGATTGCAACAAAGTAGTTGAGCTAGATCAAAACTATGCAGACGGGTATTACTTTAGAGGGTTAGTGAAGGAGATGTTAGAAGATTACAGGGGCGCAATGAAAGATTATAAAAAGGTAATAGAACTTGATCCAGACTATGTAGATGGATATTACGGCATTGGATTAGTGAAAGCTGAATTAGGAGATTACAGAGGAGCAATAAAAGATTATGATAAAGCACTAGAACTCGATCCAAACTATCTAGACATATATAACGACAGAGGCAGAGCAAAGGAAAAAATAGGAGATCATAAGGGAGCAGCTCAGGATTATAGTGAAATTATTAAAAGACGAGGATTTTAA
- a CDS encoding replication initiator protein A has translation MWKINKNLIITKKDLEEDNKYIYEVDRYGQFLFPSWVLKLDLTDNALYVYIEILNRLLSLSIKNNWIDKDDKAYIYYDGEELQKKLIGNNIIFKPEEDIGKILDLLINRGFILREKTNKYYFRHIKFM, from the coding sequence ATGTGGAAAATAAATAAAAACCTCATAATAACAAAGAAAGATCTTGAAGAAGATAATAAATATATATACGAAGTCGACCGTTATGGTCAATTTCTTTTCCCCAGTTGGGTGCTTAAGTTGGATTTAACAGATAATGCATTATATGTATATATTGAAATACTTAACAGACTTTTAAGTTTATCCATAAAAAATAATTGGATAGATAAAGATGATAAAGCCTATATTTATTACGACGGAGAAGAACTTCAAAAAAAATTAATTGGTAATAATATTATTTTTAAACCTGAAGAAGATATCGGTAAAATTTTAGATCTCCTAATTAACAGAGGATTTATTTTGAGAGAAAAGACAAATAAATATTACTTTAGACATATAAAATTTATGTAA